CGCTGAATCAGCTTGATCTGGTTATCATCGACCGGCATAGGCGGACGATCCTGCCTCCCTGCAACATCGTGAACGTGGCGGAACGAAAACTACTGGACGGCCTGACTCGACTGGCGGGCGGCCTCGACCGCTTCCTGTCCCATGGCACCATAGGCCGTAATCGAGATCGACTGTGACTGCCCGGTATCCTTGTCAATGGCCGTCACGTGGACGATTCCGTCAGTATCGATCTCGAAATTCACCGCGATCCTGGGCTCTCCTCGTGGAGCGGCCCGGATGCCCGTCAGGGTGAACTCGCCCAGTATCTCGTTCTCACCCTGCTTCTTGGACTCGCCCTGGAATACCGATATCTTCACCTGCGACTGGTTGTCGGAAGTCGTCGTGAACTCCTTGTTGATCTCAATAGGCAGGGGTGAGTTTTTCTCGATCAGGTGCTGGACCATCCCGCCAATGACTCCGATGCCCAGCGTCATCGGGGTCACATCGATGAGCAGCGCCTTCTGCGTGCCTTCGGCGAGTGCTGCACCCTGAATGGCCGCTCCGAGCGCCACGATTTCGTCGGGATCAATGCTCATCTGCGGCGTCTTGAAGAAGTATTTCTCCACGGACGAACGGATAATCGGCATCCGCGTCGATCCGCCGACCAGGATCACGCTGTCCACGTCATGTATGGTCATCCGGGCGTTCTGGAGCGCCTCGTCACAGACCTTGAATGTCCGTTGCACCAGGTCCATGCACATCTGCTGGAAATGGTTCCGGGTCAGCACCGCATTCAGGTCAAGCGGCCCTTTCGGACCCTGGACGAAGTTGGGGACCGATATCTTCACTTCGGTCTTCTCGGTAAGGGCCCATTTCACCCGCTCGGAGAGGGTCTTCAGCTTCTGAAGAGCGTCGAGATTCTGCTTGCAGTCGTAGCCGGTGGCTTTGAGGAACTCGTCCGAGAGGAAGCTCATGATCCGGTCGTCGAAGTCGTCGCCGCCCAGATAGGTATCTCCGGCCGTAGAAATCACCTCATAGACGTCATTACCGATATCAAGGATCGAGATATCGAATGTGCCGCCACCGAGGTCGTAAATGGCCACCCGCTGGTTGAGCCCCTTGCCGAAACCGTAAGCGAGCGCGGCGGCCGTTGGCTCATTGATGACCCGAAGGACATCGAGACCGGCAACCCGGCCTGCGTCGATGGTTGCCTGCCGCTGGCCGTCGTTGAAAAAGGCCGGGCAGGTGATGACCACCTTGTCAACCTCCTCGCCCAGCGCCTGCTCGGCGATCTGCTTCATCTTCTTGAGCACCAGCGCGCTGATTTCCGGCAGGGCGTAATCCTTGCCGTAGATCTGGATGCGGACCTCGGCGTTGGGGCCTTCGACGATCTTGTAGGCGACGTGATGCTTTGCCTTCTTCACCTCTTCGGAGAAGAACTTCCGGCCGATAAGCCTCTTGGCCGAATAGACCGTGTGACCGGGATCGGTGATGATCCGCTTCTTGGCGTCAGCCCCCACCAGGACCCTGCCATCCGGCAGAAAGGAAACGACCGATGGCTGGGTGTTTGCGCCCTCGCTGTCCCTGAGCACCTCGACGCTGCCGTCGGTAACCGTCGCCACGCAGCTGTATGAGGTTCCGAGATCAATTCCGACAACGCGGCCCATGTTCAGCAACTCCCGTCAGTGGGCGACAGTGTAGCTCG
This portion of the Deltaproteobacteria bacterium genome encodes:
- the dnaK gene encoding molecular chaperone DnaK, which encodes MGRVVGIDLGTSYSCVATVTDGSVEVLRDSEGANTQPSVVSFLPDGRVLVGADAKKRIITDPGHTVYSAKRLIGRKFFSEEVKKAKHHVAYKIVEGPNAEVRIQIYGKDYALPEISALVLKKMKQIAEQALGEEVDKVVITCPAFFNDGQRQATIDAGRVAGLDVLRVINEPTAAALAYGFGKGLNQRVAIYDLGGGTFDISILDIGNDVYEVISTAGDTYLGGDDFDDRIMSFLSDEFLKATGYDCKQNLDALQKLKTLSERVKWALTEKTEVKISVPNFVQGPKGPLDLNAVLTRNHFQQMCMDLVQRTFKVCDEALQNARMTIHDVDSVILVGGSTRMPIIRSSVEKYFFKTPQMSIDPDEIVALGAAIQGAALAEGTQKALLIDVTPMTLGIGVIGGMVQHLIEKNSPLPIEINKEFTTTSDNQSQVKISVFQGESKKQGENEILGEFTLTGIRAAPRGEPRIAVNFEIDTDGIVHVTAIDKDTGQSQSISITAYGAMGQEAVEAARQSSQAVQ